In the genome of Streptomyces aquilus, the window TTGATGGTCTCCTCGCGCGTGGTGAACGGCACCGTCTTGCCGTCGTACAGGTAGCCGTTGCCGCTGAGCTTCTCCAGGTAGAGGTCGGTGACGTCCACACCGGAGTTGGTCATGCCCCAGGCGATGTTCGCGTTGTGGCCGATGACGACGCCGGGCATGCCCGCGAAGGTGTAACCGCTCACGTCGTACTGGCACTTGCTGGAGACGGTGCGGCAGTGCAGGCCCATCTGGTACCAGACGGACGGCAGCGAGGCCGACAGGTGCGGGTCGTTGGCCAGCAGCGGGCTGCCGGTGATCGTGTACTTGCCGGAGACGACCCAGGCGTTGGAGCCGATGCCGTTGCCGTTCACACCGACGGCCGCGGGGACATCGTCGAGGACGTCCTGGAGGCCCGCCAGCTGGCCCTGGAGGGCCGTGGAGGCCGAGGAGGTGCCGCTGGTGCCCGTCGCGCCGCTCGTGGAGCCTGAGGCGGATGGGGAGCCGTCCTGCTCGAACGTCTGGGTGAGCTCGTTGTACTGGCCCTCCTGGACGATCGCCTTGTTGCGGCTGTACGGGTAGTCCGGGTACAGGTCGGCGATCTGCTTGGGGCCGAGGCGGCTGGTCATCAGGGCGCGGTCGATCTCGTCCTGCATGTTGCCGCGCAGGTCCCAGGCCATCGCCTTCAGCCAGGAGATCGAGTCGACGGGCGTCCACTGCTCGGGCTTGTAGTCGTTGGTGAAGCCCAGGGCGGCGTACTCGAGGGAGATGTCCTTGCCGTCCTTGCCCTGGAGGTAGGCGTTGACCCCCTTGGCGTACGCCTGGAGGTACTTCTTCGTGGAGGCCGACAGCTTGGTGTCGTACTCCTTCTTCGCGACGCGGTCCCAGCCGAGGGTGCGCAGGAACTCGTCGTTGTCGACCTGGCCCTTGCCGAACATCTCCGACAGGCGCCCGGAGGTCATGTGGCGGCGCACGTCCATCTCGTAGAACCGGTCCTGCGCCTGGACGTAGCCCTGCGCCATGAACAGGTCCTCGTCGGTGGAGGCGTAGATCTGCGGGATGCCGTAACTGTCACGCTTCACGTCGACCGGCCCCGACAGGCCCTCGAGCGTGATCGAACCCTTGGTCTGCGGGAAGGAGGCGCGGACGGTGCTGATGGACCAGTACGCCCCGTAGGCGATGCCCCCGATGATGGCCAATACCAGAACGAGGACGATCAGACGGGCTTTGCGCCCCTTTTTCCTGCCGGACTTGCCGGGCTTCTGACCCGATGAGGCGGTGGTGTTGGGGGGCATCGCTGTCCTTGCTGTCCTAACGCGAGCGGCAGGGCGGGCTGTCCTTTTGAATGAGCGCTGGAGCAACCATAGGCGCAGGGCCCGACGGCACTTGACGCGGAGTCGGCAACCCGAATGGCCGGGCGTTCGATCTTGCCTTGAGGAGTGTCAAGAAATCGTCAAGAGTTAGGTAAGGTAACGAAGTACTTGGGTGCGGAGACCCGCCACTTCGTGTCCTATGTACGTGAGCCCACGCGCGCGTGATGCCCGTGGGCCAGGGAAGGGAACAGCCGCTGACCGTCCACGACCTCAACCAGCTCCTGCTCGTCTGCTCGCTCGTCCTGCTCGTCGCCGTCGCAGCGGTCCGGATCTCCTCGCGCAGCGGGCTCCCCAGCCTGCTCGTCTACCTGGGCATCGGCATCGCCATGGGCCAGGACGGCATCGGCGACATCAAGTTCGACAACGCCGAACTGACCCAGGTCATCGGATACGCGGCCCTGGTCGTGATCCTGGCCGAGGGTGGCCTGGGCACGAAGTGGAAGGAGATCAAGCCGGCGCTGCCCGCCGCGTCCGCGCTGGCACTGGGCGGGGTCGCGGTGAGCGTCGGGGTCACGGCGACGGCCGCGCACTACCTGATCGGCCTGGAGTGGCGGCAGGCGCTCATCATCGGGGCGGTCGTGTCCTCCACGGACGCGGCGGCGGTCTTCTCCGTCCTGCGGAGAATCCCCCTCCCCGCGCGCGTGACGGGCACGCTGGAGGCCGAGTCCGGCTTCAACGACGCACCCGTCGTCATCCTCGTCGTCGCCTTCTCCACCGCGGGCCCCGTCGAGCACTGGTACGTGCTGATCGGCGAGATAGCCCTGGAGCTGGCCATCGGCGCGGCCATAGGCCTGGCGGTCGGCTGGCTGGGCTCCTGGGGGCTCAGGCACGTGGCCCTGCCCGCCTCCGGTCTCTATCCGATCGCCGTCATGGCGATCGCCGTGACGGCGTACGCGGCGGGCGCACTGGCGCACGGCAGCGGCTTCCTCGGCGTCTACCTCGCCTCCATGGTGATGGGCAACGCCAAGCTCCCGCACTGGCCCGCCACGCGCGGTTTCGCCGACGGGCTCGGCTGGATCGCCCAGATCGGCATGTTCGTCCTGCTCGGCCTGCTCGTCACCCCGCACGAACTCGGCGACGACGTGTGGCCCGCGCTCGTCATCGGGCTCGTGCTGACCATGGTCGCGCGCCCGCTCAGCGTCGTGCTCTGCCTGGTGCCGTTCCGGGTGCCGTGGCAGGAGCAGACCCTCATGTCCTGGGCCGGGCTGCGCGGCGCCGTGCCCATCATCCTGGCGACCATCCCGATGGTGAACGGCGTCGACGGCAGCCGCCGCATCTTCAACATCGTCTTCGTCCTGGTCGTCGTCTACACCCTGGTCCAGGGGCCGACGCTCCCCTGGCTCGCCCGCAAGCTGCGCCTGGGCCAGGACGCCGAGGCCGCCGACCTCGGCATCGAGTCGGCGCCCCTGGAGCGGCTGCGCGGGCATCTGCTGTCCGTCGCGATCCCCGAGGGGTCGAAGATGCACGGCGTCGAGGTCAACGAGCTGCGGCTGCCGGCCGGGGCCGCCGTCACCCTCGTCGTCCGCGATGGAAAATCGTTCGTTCCGCTGCCCACGACGGTGCTGCGCCGCGGGGACGAACTGCTCGTGGTCACCACGGACCCGGTCCGGGACGCGGCGGAGAAGCGACTGCGCGCCGTGGGACACGGGGGCAAGCTGGCCGGCTGGCTGGGCGCGAACGGCGCGGGGCCCGGGCGCTGACGGGGGCGAAGGCGGGGCGCGCCTGGGCGTGCGCGGGGGCGCCCGGACGGAGCGTGCGCGACGCGCTTCAGCGCACTCCATGTCATTAAGGGCGTGTTTCGCACAGTTCACACCCTTCCTAATCGCAGGTGAACACCGCCCATGGTGCTCGTTTTCACAGGAGCATCAGCCGTTGATCCCTGTACGATGAAGGCGCACCCTGATCGAACCAACTCTGCCTGACGCAGAGCTGGCGCGACCGTATGGCGGCCGGGACACCCTCGCAGTGGGCGCCGGTATCTACCGCAGTTCCGCGCATGAGGACAGCTCTCGGCGCCCCCGCACGGGCGCGCTACCAGGCGGCAGAAAGGCACGGGCCGTGGCATCCACGGTCACCACCGAGCCGTCGAAGGACTCGCCGGCTTCCTCCCGCCCCGGATACGGGCAACTGCTGCGCACGCGCGGCGCCTGGACGTTCCTGCTCCCCGGCTTCGCGGCACGCCAGCCGTTCGCGATGCTGACGATCTCCATCGTGCTGCTCGTGCAGCACACCACCGGCTCGTACGGCGCCGCGGGCGGCGCGGCCGCTGTCACCGGTGTTTCCATGGCGCTGTTCGCGCCCTACAGCGGTCGTCTCGCCGACCGCTACGGCCAGCGCACCGTCCTGATCCCCGGCGTGCTGGTGCACGCGCTGTCGGGTCTGACCCTGACGGCGCTCGCGCTCTCCCACGCGCCCCTGTGGGCACTGTTCATCGCCGCCGTTCCCACGGGCGCCTCGGTGCCCCAGATCGGCCCCATGGTGCGCGCCCGCTGGGGCGTGAAGCTCCAGGGCTCGCCCCTCATGAGCACCGCGGCGGCGTTCGAGTCCGTGACGGACGAGCTGACCTTCGTCGTCGGCCCGCTCCTGGCCACCGCCCTGTGCACCGCGGTCGACCCGGCCGCGGGCCTGATGACCGAGGCCGCACTGACCCTGGTCGGCGGTCTGCTGTTCGCCGCGCAGAAGGGCACGCAGCCCCAGGTCGCGGTGGACGGACACGCGCGCGTGGAGCACGCCTCCGCGCTGCGCGTCCCCGGCGTGCGGGTGCTGATCGTGGCGTTCCTGGGGATCGGTTCGGTCTTCGGCGGTATGCAGGTCTCGCTGGCCGCCTTCACCGAGTCGATCGGCG includes:
- a CDS encoding potassium/proton antiporter, whose product is MPVGQGREQPLTVHDLNQLLLVCSLVLLVAVAAVRISSRSGLPSLLVYLGIGIAMGQDGIGDIKFDNAELTQVIGYAALVVILAEGGLGTKWKEIKPALPAASALALGGVAVSVGVTATAAHYLIGLEWRQALIIGAVVSSTDAAAVFSVLRRIPLPARVTGTLEAESGFNDAPVVILVVAFSTAGPVEHWYVLIGEIALELAIGAAIGLAVGWLGSWGLRHVALPASGLYPIAVMAIAVTAYAAGALAHGSGFLGVYLASMVMGNAKLPHWPATRGFADGLGWIAQIGMFVLLGLLVTPHELGDDVWPALVIGLVLTMVARPLSVVLCLVPFRVPWQEQTLMSWAGLRGAVPIILATIPMVNGVDGSRRIFNIVFVLVVVYTLVQGPTLPWLARKLRLGQDAEAADLGIESAPLERLRGHLLSVAIPEGSKMHGVEVNELRLPAGAAVTLVVRDGKSFVPLPTTVLRRGDELLVVTTDPVRDAAEKRLRAVGHGGKLAGWLGANGAGPGR
- a CDS encoding MFS transporter, producing the protein MASTVTTEPSKDSPASSRPGYGQLLRTRGAWTFLLPGFAARQPFAMLTISIVLLVQHTTGSYGAAGGAAAVTGVSMALFAPYSGRLADRYGQRTVLIPGVLVHALSGLTLTALALSHAPLWALFIAAVPTGASVPQIGPMVRARWGVKLQGSPLMSTAAAFESVTDELTFVVGPLLATALCTAVDPAAGLMTEAALTLVGGLLFAAQKGTQPQVAVDGHARVEHASALRVPGVRVLIVAFLGIGSVFGGMQVSLAAFTESIGEPGLNGVLYGVFAAGNMLSGIACGAIAWKVAPQRRLVVGYAALALTASGLWAAHSVLALAGLGLLVGMSIAPALITGYTLVESLVPAGARTEAFTWLTGAVALGQAGAVTVAGQLEDRFWDGAGFLVPMVGTLLALATLLTLRSRLAARPRSRTVARGVGHRVPVTVD